One Peterkaempfera bronchialis DNA window includes the following coding sequences:
- a CDS encoding D-sedoheptulose-7-phosphate isomerase, with protein MHPPHPAAASVRPAPEAADTAESAEAAEAAARHCRALQDSLARFHRHGLDRVTAWGRTLAAVLPAGGRLLAAGNGGSAAQAQHLTAELVGRYSQDRPGFSAIALHADTSTVTAVGNDYGFESLYARQIAAHGRPGDVLILMSTSGRSPNLLAAARAGRKAGLAVWAMTGSRPNPLSGAADETLAIDAPAPATVQEMHLVALHLLCEAFDTALARHPGRRPNARKAV; from the coding sequence ATGCATCCTCCGCACCCCGCAGCCGCCTCCGTCCGCCCCGCCCCCGAGGCCGCCGACACCGCCGAATCCGCCGAAGCGGCCGAGGCCGCCGCCCGGCACTGCCGCGCCCTCCAGGACAGCCTGGCCCGCTTCCACCGCCACGGCCTGGACCGGGTCACCGCCTGGGGCCGGACGCTCGCCGCCGTCCTCCCCGCTGGGGGACGCCTCCTCGCCGCAGGCAACGGCGGCAGCGCCGCCCAGGCCCAGCACCTCACCGCCGAACTCGTCGGCCGCTACAGCCAGGACCGCCCCGGCTTCTCCGCGATAGCCCTGCACGCCGACACCTCCACCGTCACCGCGGTCGGCAACGACTACGGCTTCGAATCCCTCTACGCCCGCCAGATCGCCGCCCATGGCCGCCCCGGCGACGTCCTGATCCTGATGTCCACCTCCGGCCGCAGCCCCAACCTGCTCGCCGCCGCCCGCGCCGGACGCAAGGCCGGGCTCGCCGTCTGGGCCATGACCGGCAGCCGCCCCAACCCGCTCTCCGGCGCCGCCGACGAGACCCTCGCCATCGACGCCCCCGCCCCCGCCACCGTCCAGGAGATGCACCTCGTCGCCCTCCATCTGCTCTGTGAGGCGTTCGACACCGCACTCGCCCGCCACCCCGGCCGCCGTCCCAACGCCCGGAAGGCCGTATGA
- a CDS encoding glycosyltransferase, whose product MRPLKISLVSEHASPLAVLGGVDAGGQNVHVAALAAALADLGHQVTVHTRRDTPDLPADVPLRPGVTVHHVPAGPAHAVPKDLLLPHMHAFGDHLARIWAADRPDLVHAHFWMSGLAALRGTRELAVPVVQTYHALGTVKRRHQGTADTSPIRRIPLEQAIGRMCRRIIATCRSEADELAAMGLPRHRTTVVPCGVDPARFTPDGPAAARSGRPRLLQIGRLVPRKGAATAIAALARIAGAELLIAGGPPAHRLDADPEARRLRALATETGVADRLRLLGGVPPEQMPALLRSADLVLCPPDYEPFGIVPLEAMGCGIPVVASAVGGHLDTVADRATGRLVPPGDPGALASAAVELLASPGTRAAYGRAGRRRVLARYSWETVAAATEEVYRDVLTGSRRTAKATATATGAA is encoded by the coding sequence GTGAGGCCGCTGAAGATCTCCCTGGTCTCCGAGCACGCCAGCCCGCTGGCCGTGCTCGGCGGCGTCGACGCGGGCGGTCAGAACGTCCATGTGGCCGCCCTCGCCGCCGCACTCGCCGACCTCGGCCACCAGGTCACCGTGCACACCCGCCGGGACACCCCCGACCTCCCCGCCGATGTGCCTCTCCGGCCCGGAGTGACGGTCCACCACGTCCCCGCCGGCCCCGCCCACGCCGTCCCCAAGGACCTGCTGCTGCCCCATATGCACGCCTTCGGCGACCACCTCGCCCGCATCTGGGCCGCCGACCGGCCCGACCTGGTGCACGCCCACTTCTGGATGTCCGGCCTCGCCGCCCTGCGCGGCACCCGCGAGCTCGCCGTCCCGGTCGTCCAGACCTACCACGCCCTCGGCACCGTCAAGCGGCGCCACCAAGGCACCGCCGACACCAGCCCCATCCGCCGCATCCCGCTGGAGCAGGCCATCGGCCGGATGTGCCGCCGCATCATCGCCACCTGCCGCAGCGAGGCCGACGAACTCGCCGCCATGGGACTGCCACGCCACCGCACCACCGTGGTGCCCTGCGGTGTCGACCCGGCCCGCTTCACCCCGGACGGACCCGCCGCCGCCCGCTCCGGACGACCCCGGCTGCTCCAGATCGGCCGCCTGGTACCCCGCAAGGGCGCCGCCACCGCCATCGCCGCCCTCGCCCGCATCGCCGGCGCCGAACTGCTGATCGCCGGCGGGCCGCCCGCCCACCGCCTCGACGCCGACCCCGAGGCGCGGCGGCTGCGCGCCCTCGCCACGGAGACCGGCGTCGCCGACCGGCTGCGACTGCTCGGCGGCGTACCGCCCGAGCAGATGCCCGCGCTGCTGCGCAGCGCCGACCTGGTGCTCTGCCCCCCGGACTACGAGCCGTTCGGCATCGTGCCCCTGGAGGCCATGGGGTGCGGCATCCCGGTGGTCGCCAGCGCCGTCGGCGGCCACCTCGACACCGTCGCCGACCGGGCCACCGGCCGCCTCGTCCCGCCCGGCGACCCCGGAGCGCTGGCCTCGGCCGCCGTGGAACTGCTCGCCTCCCCGGGCACCCGCGCCGCCTACGGCCGGGCCGGCCGCCGCCGGGTACTCGCCCGCTACAGCTGGGAGACCGTCGCCGCCGCCACCGAGGAGGTGTACCGGGACGTCCTCACCGGCTCGCGCCGCACCGCCAAGGCCACCGCCACCGCGACAGGAGCAGCCTGA
- the rfaE2 gene encoding D-glycero-beta-D-manno-heptose 1-phosphate adenylyltransferase: MTAAGRALVVVGDTLLDRDIDGEATRLAPDAPAPVVDIAAERSRPGGAGLAAALAAAQDGREVILVTPLGSDDAARTVRATLTAHGVHLAELPLHGTLPVKTRVRAAGRPLVRLDHGGGTPGEPDAAVCRALGGAAAVLVSDYGRGTAAVLRPLLAAAARRVPLLWDPHPRGAAPVPGTRLATPNAAEARTLAAALPDDPDRPRPDDTSLRADTARAALLARHWHAAAVAVTLGERGVLLARGGSPMLIPPPHTAVGDPCGAGDCLAATAALALADGALPEEALQRAVAAAAAFVADGGAGHPAPSGAPTDPAALAAAVRARGGTVVATGGCFDLLHAGHVGLLESARRIGDCLVVCLNSDTSVRRLKGPGRPLNPAADRATVLAGLGCVDAVAVFEEDTPETLLRTLRPHVWVKGGDYTPDDLPEAAALAEWGGQAVVLPYLDGRSTTALTRRAADVPQ; encoded by the coding sequence ATGACCGCCGCCGGCCGTGCCCTGGTCGTCGTCGGCGACACCCTGCTGGACCGCGACATCGACGGCGAGGCGACCCGGCTCGCCCCCGATGCCCCCGCACCCGTCGTGGACATCGCCGCCGAGCGGAGCCGCCCCGGCGGCGCCGGTCTGGCCGCCGCACTCGCCGCCGCCCAGGACGGCCGCGAGGTCATCCTGGTCACCCCGCTCGGCAGCGACGACGCCGCCCGGACCGTACGGGCCACCCTGACCGCACACGGTGTCCACCTCGCCGAACTGCCGCTGCACGGCACACTCCCCGTGAAGACCCGGGTCCGGGCCGCCGGACGCCCGCTGGTCCGCCTCGACCACGGCGGCGGCACCCCCGGCGAGCCCGACGCCGCCGTATGCCGCGCCCTCGGCGGCGCCGCCGCCGTCCTGGTCTCCGACTACGGGCGCGGCACCGCCGCCGTACTCCGACCGCTGCTCGCCGCCGCAGCCCGCCGCGTCCCGCTGCTCTGGGACCCCCATCCGCGCGGCGCCGCCCCCGTACCCGGCACCCGCCTCGCCACCCCCAACGCCGCCGAGGCCCGCACCCTCGCCGCCGCCCTGCCCGACGACCCGGACCGGCCCCGCCCGGACGACACCTCCCTGCGCGCCGACACCGCCCGCGCCGCCCTGCTGGCCCGCCACTGGCACGCCGCCGCCGTCGCCGTCACCCTCGGCGAGCGGGGCGTCCTGCTCGCCCGGGGCGGCAGCCCCATGCTGATCCCGCCCCCGCACACCGCCGTCGGCGACCCCTGCGGCGCCGGGGACTGCCTCGCCGCCACCGCCGCCCTCGCCCTGGCCGACGGCGCCCTCCCGGAGGAGGCGCTTCAGCGGGCCGTCGCCGCAGCCGCCGCGTTCGTCGCCGACGGCGGAGCGGGCCACCCAGCCCCCTCCGGTGCGCCCACCGACCCCGCCGCGCTTGCCGCCGCCGTACGCGCCCGAGGCGGAACCGTGGTCGCCACCGGAGGCTGCTTCGACCTGCTGCACGCCGGCCACGTCGGCCTGCTGGAGAGCGCCCGCCGCATCGGCGACTGCCTGGTGGTCTGCCTGAACTCCGACACCTCCGTACGGCGCCTCAAAGGCCCGGGCCGCCCCCTCAACCCCGCTGCGGACCGGGCCACCGTCCTGGCCGGACTGGGCTGCGTCGACGCCGTCGCCGTCTTCGAGGAGGACACTCCCGAGACCCTGCTGCGGACCCTGCGGCCCCACGTCTGGGTGAAGGGCGGCGACTACACCCCGGACGACCTGCCGGAGGCGGCGGCGCTCGCCGAATGGGGCGGCCAGGCCGTCGTCCTCCCCTATCTCGACGGCCGCTCCACCACCGCACTCACCCGCCGCGCCGCCGACGTCCCCCAATGA
- a CDS encoding glycosyltransferase family 9 protein encodes MTAGGGRVLVLRALGLGDLLTAVPALRALRRAHPGREIVLAAPARLAEAAAATGAVDRVLPAEAPGRGVPERLHWTGPPPETAVDLHGNGPPSRQLLQRLQPGRLLAFAHPDTQDTPDTPDTPAGRAPQWRDDEHERFRWCRLLTWYGIPADPDDLRITAPGPASPAPDAIVLHPGADAGARRWPAARFAEVAAALTARGRRVVVTAGPGEAQLARQVADLAGLPAAQVLGAPGGLTFGGLAAVLAQARALVVGDTGPAHLATALGTPSVVLFGPVAPRLWGPPALTRHRALWHPDPGSPLRPGDAHGRRPDRRLLRITPAEVLDALDALPAPAAAWRPRPGPPGGGV; translated from the coding sequence GTGACGGCGGGGGGTGGGCGGGTGTTGGTGCTGCGCGCTCTCGGCCTGGGTGACCTGCTGACCGCAGTGCCCGCGCTGCGCGCGCTGCGCCGGGCCCACCCCGGACGGGAGATCGTGCTGGCCGCGCCCGCCCGGCTGGCGGAGGCCGCCGCCGCGACCGGGGCGGTCGACCGGGTCCTCCCCGCCGAAGCCCCCGGGCGGGGAGTCCCCGAACGGCTCCACTGGACCGGCCCCCCGCCCGAGACCGCCGTCGACCTGCACGGCAACGGTCCGCCCAGCCGCCAGCTGCTGCAACGCCTGCAACCCGGCCGCCTGCTCGCCTTCGCCCACCCGGACACGCAGGACACCCCGGACACCCCGGACACTCCAGCCGGCCGGGCGCCGCAGTGGCGGGACGACGAGCATGAACGCTTCCGCTGGTGCCGCCTCCTCACCTGGTACGGCATCCCCGCCGACCCGGACGACCTGCGGATCACCGCCCCCGGACCCGCCTCACCGGCCCCGGACGCCATCGTGCTGCACCCCGGCGCCGACGCCGGAGCCCGTCGCTGGCCGGCCGCACGCTTCGCCGAGGTCGCGGCCGCCCTCACCGCGCGGGGCCGCCGGGTCGTCGTCACCGCCGGGCCGGGCGAGGCGCAGCTGGCCCGGCAGGTCGCGGACCTCGCCGGGCTGCCCGCCGCGCAGGTCCTCGGCGCCCCCGGCGGCCTCACCTTCGGCGGTCTGGCAGCCGTCCTGGCCCAGGCCCGGGCCCTGGTCGTCGGCGACACCGGCCCCGCCCACCTCGCCACCGCACTGGGCACCCCCTCCGTCGTCCTCTTCGGCCCGGTCGCCCCCCGCCTCTGGGGCCCGCCCGCCCTGACCCGCCACCGAGCCCTCTGGCACCCCGACCCCGGCTCCCCGCTGCGCCCGGGCGACGCCCATGGCCGCCGCCCCGACCGCCGCCTGCTCCGCATCACGCCCGCCGAGGTCCTGGACGCGCTGGACGCCCTCCCCGCCCCCGCAGCAGCATGGCGCCCCCGTCCGGGGCCGCCCGGCGGCGGCGTTTGA